A region of Thermodesulfovibrio thiophilus DSM 17215 DNA encodes the following proteins:
- a CDS encoding electron transfer flavoprotein subunit beta/FixA family protein → MRIIVCVKQVPDVTEVKIDPKTNTLVREGVPSIMNPYDLHAVEAALQIKEKTSGKVTAITMGPPQAEEVLREAIAMGVDDAVLLTDRRFAGADTWATSYTLSQAAKKIGFDLIICGKQAIDGDTAQVGPEMAEFLDIPHVAYVRKIEKIDSSEMVFERLMDDCYEKILVSLPALITVVKELNNPRPPSIRGKMTAKKSVIPRWSADDIEAEEDKIGLKGSPTMVKNIFAPPPRGERRMLEGLPEEQVDTLLKELRRLGCL, encoded by the coding sequence ATGCGGATTATTGTATGCGTTAAACAGGTTCCTGATGTTACAGAGGTAAAAATTGACCCAAAGACCAATACCCTTGTAAGAGAAGGTGTTCCAAGTATTATGAATCCTTATGACCTTCATGCTGTTGAAGCGGCTCTTCAGATTAAAGAGAAAACTTCAGGCAAAGTCACTGCAATAACAATGGGACCACCTCAAGCTGAAGAGGTTTTAAGAGAAGCTATAGCTATGGGAGTTGATGATGCTGTGCTGCTTACTGATAGAAGGTTTGCAGGAGCAGATACCTGGGCCACTTCTTATACTTTATCTCAGGCAGCTAAAAAAATCGGCTTTGATTTAATAATATGTGGTAAACAGGCAATTGATGGAGACACAGCCCAGGTAGGTCCAGAAATGGCTGAATTTCTTGATATTCCGCATGTTGCCTATGTAAGAAAAATTGAAAAAATAGACTCTTCAGAAATGGTATTCGAAAGGCTGATGGATGACTGCTATGAAAAGATACTTGTCAGTTTGCCAGCATTGATTACAGTTGTTAAAGAACTCAATAATCCTCGTCCACCTTCAATAAGAGGTAAAATGACAGCTAAAAAATCTGTCATTCCAAGATGGAGTGCAGATGATATTGAGGCAGAGGAAGATAAAATAGGGCTTAAAGGTTCTCCCACAATGGTAAAAAATATATTTGCGCCACCTCCTCGTGGTGAAAGAAGAATGCTCGAAGGTTTGCCTGAAGAACAGGTGGATACACTTCTTAAGGAACTAAGGAGGTTGGGATGTTTATAA
- the yedF gene encoding sulfurtransferase-like selenium metabolism protein YedF translates to MEIIDARGLECPKPIILAENALSRIQEGTLTIIVDNESAAANLQKYADRFSYYCEIKQEENYWKVTIVKGYTCQISTIEKQIKKNLLVIISSDTIGKDEALGRILMKSFFETIIVTGQIPQMIFLMNTAVKLSTVDEEFIPILKKIEEMGTEIFTCGTCLKYYNLENNLKVGFRGTTNHFVEGLFDFNKTVWIG, encoded by the coding sequence ATGGAAATAATCGATGCAAGAGGTCTTGAATGTCCCAAACCAATTATTCTTGCTGAAAATGCGTTATCCAGAATACAAGAGGGAACATTAACTATAATTGTTGATAATGAAAGCGCTGCAGCAAATCTTCAAAAGTATGCAGACAGATTTAGTTATTATTGCGAAATTAAACAAGAAGAAAATTACTGGAAAGTGACAATAGTAAAAGGTTACACATGCCAGATCAGTACAATTGAAAAACAGATCAAGAAAAATCTGCTTGTTATTATTTCATCGGATACTATCGGAAAGGATGAGGCTCTTGGAAGAATTCTTATGAAATCATTTTTTGAAACCATTATTGTAACAGGTCAGATACCTCAAATGATTTTCTTAATGAATACTGCTGTAAAACTTTCAACAGTAGATGAAGAATTCATCCCGATCCTGAAAAAAATCGAGGAGATGGGAACAGAAATATTCACATGTGGAACATGCCTTAAATATTATAACCTTGAAAATAATTTAAAAGTTGGTTTCAGAGGAACTACAAATCATTTTGTTGAAGGTTTATTTGATTTCAACAAAACTGTCTGGATAGGCTAA
- a CDS encoding tetratricopeptide repeat protein codes for MPQQVNKNLKFIRRQKHDIAIAKYTKIIEEQPDNYQAYKERGNAYYRKKLYHLAIADYTRAIELNPDYFLAYNNRGIVYSVLGLYELAIADYNRAIELKPNNGMPYNNRGFTFLLMGKIEEAERDIKKSVELNPNNIYALNSMAELYASKGMPEEACKWLIKAIKKGYNNWRYLKTSKTYDPIRNHPCFQAIFEKNF; via the coding sequence ATGCCCCAGCAGGTAAATAAAAATTTAAAATTCATACGAAGGCAAAAACACGATATTGCTATTGCTAAATATACAAAAATTATTGAAGAACAGCCTGATAATTATCAGGCTTATAAAGAAAGAGGAAATGCTTATTATCGAAAAAAGCTTTATCATCTTGCAATCGCTGATTATACCAGAGCAATTGAATTAAATCCCGATTATTTTCTCGCATACAATAATCGTGGCATAGTCTACTCTGTGCTTGGTCTTTATGAATTGGCAATTGCTGACTATAATAGAGCAATTGAATTAAAACCAAACAATGGAATGCCATATAATAATAGAGGATTTACTTTTTTGTTAATGGGTAAAATTGAAGAAGCTGAGAGGGATATAAAAAAGTCTGTTGAACTTAATCCCAATAATATTTATGCATTAAACAGCATGGCAGAGCTTTATGCAAGCAAAGGAATGCCCGAAGAAGCCTGTAAATGGCTTATAAAAGCAATTAAAAAAGGTTATAATAACTGGAGATATCTTAAAACATCAAAAACTTATGATCCAATAAGAAATCATCCTTGTTTTCAGGCAATTTTTGAAAAAAACTTTTAA
- a CDS encoding UDP-glucose dehydrogenase family protein, which produces MHIAIIGTGYVGLVTGACFAEFGVFVTCVDKDQEKIEKLKKGIIPFYEPGLDDIVKRNLKEDRLKFTTQIDEAVNEALVIFIAVGTPPRGDGSANLEYVKEVAKEIAKNMTSYKVIVTKSTVPVGTGAKIKEIIRQNLEKPVEFDIVSNPEFLREGSAVEDFIRPNRVVIGAESEQAIAIMKDLYKPLYLIETPFVITDIPTSELIKYATNSFLATKISFINEISALCEAVGANVNTVAKAMGLDGRIGPKFLHAGIGFGGSCLPKDTMAIVKIAEEKGVKLNIVKAAIEANQRQRERLTEKIINAFNNNIDGKVIGILGLSFKPNTDDIREAPAIYIIQILQKKKAIIKVYDPAAMENTKNIFPEIVYCSDAYSVAKNADALVVVTEWNQFRNLDLEKLKTLMKGDLFFDFRNIYDPQRVKQSGFKYFGVGRH; this is translated from the coding sequence ATGCACATAGCAATAATTGGAACAGGATATGTGGGGCTTGTTACTGGAGCCTGTTTTGCTGAATTTGGTGTATTTGTAACCTGTGTTGATAAAGATCAGGAAAAAATTGAAAAACTCAAAAAAGGCATTATACCGTTTTATGAACCAGGACTTGATGATATTGTAAAAAGGAATTTAAAGGAAGACAGACTAAAATTCACCACTCAAATTGATGAAGCCGTTAATGAAGCTCTTGTGATATTCATTGCAGTAGGAACACCACCCAGGGGAGATGGCTCTGCAAATCTTGAATATGTCAAAGAGGTTGCAAAAGAAATCGCAAAAAATATGACAAGCTATAAAGTAATTGTTACAAAAAGCACTGTACCTGTTGGAACAGGAGCAAAAATAAAGGAAATTATCAGACAGAATCTTGAAAAACCTGTGGAGTTTGACATTGTATCAAATCCGGAATTTTTAAGAGAAGGATCCGCTGTTGAGGATTTTATACGCCCCAATAGAGTTGTAATTGGTGCGGAAAGTGAACAGGCAATTGCAATAATGAAAGATCTTTATAAACCTTTATATCTAATAGAAACTCCATTTGTAATTACAGACATACCCACATCTGAATTAATAAAATACGCAACTAACAGTTTTCTTGCCACCAAGATATCTTTTATTAACGAAATATCAGCTTTATGTGAGGCAGTTGGTGCAAATGTAAATACTGTTGCAAAAGCAATGGGACTTGACGGCAGAATTGGCCCAAAGTTTCTGCATGCAGGAATCGGTTTTGGTGGTTCATGTCTTCCTAAAGATACCATGGCAATTGTTAAAATAGCCGAGGAAAAAGGAGTAAAACTCAATATTGTTAAGGCTGCGATTGAAGCTAATCAAAGACAGAGGGAAAGACTAACTGAAAAAATAATCAATGCGTTTAATAACAATATTGACGGTAAAGTTATAGGTATACTTGGATTGTCTTTTAAGCCTAATACTGATGACATAAGAGAAGCTCCTGCAATATATATAATTCAGATCCTTCAGAAGAAGAAGGCAATAATAAAAGTTTATGATCCAGCAGCAATGGAAAACACTAAAAATATTTTTCCTGAGATAGTTTACTGTTCAGATGCTTATTCTGTAGCAAAAAATGCTGACGCACTGGTGGTTGTTACAGAATGGAATCAATTCAGAAATCTTGACCTTGAAAAACTTAAAACTCTGATGAAAGGTGATCTGTTCTTTGATTTTAGAAATATTTATGATCCACAGAGAGTAAAACAATCAGGATTTAAATATTTTGGAGTGGGAAGACATTAA
- a CDS encoding RCKP-type rubredoxin-like domain-containing protein, which translates to MAIFKCSKCGATKEGKCKPQKCPKCGQKGTMEKAS; encoded by the coding sequence ATGGCAATTTTTAAATGTAGTAAATGTGGTGCTACAAAAGAAGGAAAATGTAAGCCTCAAAAATGTCCAAAATGTGGACAGAAGGGTACGATGGAAAAGGCCTCTTAA
- a CDS encoding rubredoxin, with protein MDRVKNCNNAPYRCIHCGYIYEPSKGCEKNKIKPDTSFEEVSEDYRCPVCKAKKAGFVQVK; from the coding sequence ATGGACAGAGTAAAGAATTGTAACAACGCTCCCTATAGATGTATCCACTGTGGATACATCTATGAACCTTCTAAAGGATGTGAGAAAAATAAAATTAAACCAGATACTTCGTTTGAAGAAGTTTCAGAGGATTATCGTTGCCCAGTATGCAAAGCTAAAAAAGCAGGTTTTGTTCAGGTCAAATAA
- a CDS encoding cation diffusion facilitator family transporter, which yields MEHSSTKKLFLTLVVTFLIFLIEIIGGILSNSLALLSDAGHVFTDALAIVLSLIASIIMKKPSGSKATFGYQRIGILTAFINGISLIIIAAFILIEGYKRLIEPPLINYNVMLPVAVFGFLGNLLMAWILGHRHEDLNIKSAWLHVIGDTISSFGVIVAALIIRYTGWLIIDPIMSGFVGLIIITGGVRVLKDSLWIFLELVPKGFNVEKISNKIKEISEVVDIHDVHIWSIGSSIPAFSAHVVVKDCLLSEADRVRKKIEGILINVGIKHSVIQIESVKCDNSSIYCDFEKSLNYLNHSHS from the coding sequence ATGGAACATTCTTCTACAAAAAAACTTTTCTTAACCCTTGTAGTAACTTTTTTAATTTTTTTGATAGAAATCATTGGAGGAATATTAAGTAATAGTCTTGCGCTTCTCAGTGATGCAGGACACGTTTTTACAGATGCACTTGCTATTGTTCTTAGCCTGATTGCTTCAATAATTATGAAAAAACCTTCAGGAAGTAAAGCTACCTTTGGATATCAAAGAATCGGTATTCTTACAGCATTCATAAATGGAATAAGCTTAATTATAATAGCTGCTTTTATTCTGATAGAGGGCTATAAAAGATTAATTGAACCGCCGCTGATTAATTATAATGTAATGCTTCCTGTTGCGGTATTTGGTTTTCTTGGTAATTTACTAATGGCATGGATCCTTGGCCACAGACATGAAGACTTAAACATTAAGAGCGCATGGCTTCATGTTATAGGAGATACAATATCATCATTTGGAGTTATAGTTGCTGCACTGATAATCAGATATACAGGATGGTTAATTATTGATCCTATTATGAGTGGTTTCGTGGGATTGATAATTATAACTGGAGGAGTGCGTGTTTTAAAAGATTCTCTATGGATATTCCTGGAACTTGTACCAAAAGGGTTTAATGTGGAAAAAATCTCTAATAAAATAAAAGAAATTTCTGAAGTTGTTGACATTCATGATGTTCATATATGGTCTATTGGATCCAGCATTCCTGCTTTTTCAGCTCATGTTGTTGTTAAGGATTGTCTGCTTAGCGAAGCAGATAGAGTAAGAAAGAAAATTGAGGGAATTCTTATAAATGTTGGAATCAAACATAGTGTTATTCAGATAGAATCCGTCAAATGTGATAACAGTTCAATTTATTGCGATTTTGAAAAATCGTTAAATTACTTAAACCACAGTCATAGTTAA
- a CDS encoding inositol monophosphatase family protein: MDIKFFRQIGKKIFKEISKRKPYLNLTPLGRGASGDITFQVDRVAEDIIIQSIKSAGLNCNIITEEGGSTLVQGKNSTIIIDPIDGSKNAISGIPFFSTSIALADGDCLDSLQMGYIINLVNADEFWAIKGKGAYMNGAKIKTRTEQRPIVIAFESSNPDIDLLKISPLFKFAHRVRCFGSTALDLAYFSSGAMSIFIIPSFSRIFDFSAGVLIAKEAGAVLSDINGNFIEGLPVEFKTKTTLVACADTEIQKKVLKLLQK; encoded by the coding sequence ATGGATATAAAATTTTTTCGTCAGATAGGCAAGAAAATTTTTAAAGAAATATCAAAAAGAAAACCTTATTTAAACTTAACCCCACTTGGCAGAGGAGCATCTGGAGATATAACCTTTCAAGTTGATAGAGTGGCAGAAGATATAATAATTCAGAGTATTAAAAGCGCGGGATTAAATTGTAACATAATAACTGAAGAAGGAGGCTCCACATTAGTTCAGGGAAAGAATTCAACCATCATTATAGACCCTATTGATGGAAGTAAGAATGCTATTTCTGGAATACCTTTTTTTTCAACATCAATTGCCCTTGCTGATGGAGATTGTCTGGATAGTTTACAGATGGGATATATAATAAATCTTGTAAATGCTGATGAATTCTGGGCAATTAAAGGAAAAGGCGCTTATATGAATGGTGCAAAAATTAAAACCCGTACTGAACAAAGACCGATAGTTATAGCATTTGAATCCTCAAATCCTGATATTGATCTACTAAAAATTTCTCCTCTTTTTAAATTTGCACATAGAGTGCGATGTTTCGGCAGTACTGCTCTTGATCTTGCATATTTTTCATCAGGAGCTATGAGTATCTTTATAATACCTTCTTTTTCAAGAATTTTCGATTTTTCTGCAGGAGTTTTGATTGCAAAGGAAGCTGGAGCAGTTTTATCTGATATTAATGGTAATTTTATTGAAGGATTACCTGTTGAATTCAAAACAAAAACCACTTTAGTTGCCTGCGCAGATACAGAAATTCAAAAAAAAGTTTTGAAATTACTTCAAAAATAA
- the hisC gene encoding histidinol-phosphate transaminase — MKKFNANLIVRDFIKKLKPYEIKEIPYKIKLDANESPFPVKLSDITTDVDIDLNRYPDPEAIQLKKALSKKLKISYKDIIVGNGSDELIYYLILTFGGPVIYPVPTFAMYGIIAQSVGVERLEVSLDNDFDIDFEKMTSSIISKRPHIIFLSSPNNPTGNTFSSDKILGIIELARQKSSLVVIDEAYHPFCSKNGFLPFLKDFDNLVILRTLSKIGFAGLRVGYLIGNQTVLQEINKVRLPYNLDALSQYVAEQALTKFYSKINSFIKEIIKERQRLYKELLKINGIKVFISEANFILFKIKESKKIYNELSKRGILIRDLSSILPDSLRVTVGTKQENDEFLKELKTILEVLK; from the coding sequence ATGAAGAAATTCAATGCAAATCTTATTGTAAGAGATTTCATAAAAAAACTCAAACCTTATGAGATAAAAGAAATTCCTTATAAAATAAAGCTTGACGCAAATGAATCTCCATTTCCTGTGAAGTTATCGGATATTACTACAGATGTTGACATTGATTTAAATAGATATCCTGATCCTGAAGCCATACAACTGAAAAAAGCTCTGTCAAAAAAGCTCAAGATAAGCTACAAAGATATAATTGTTGGTAATGGTTCTGATGAACTTATTTACTATCTAATTCTTACCTTTGGAGGCCCGGTTATTTATCCTGTGCCTACTTTTGCAATGTATGGAATCATTGCTCAATCTGTTGGAGTTGAAAGACTAGAAGTTTCTCTTGATAATGATTTTGACATTGATTTTGAAAAAATGACAAGCTCTATCATTTCAAAAAGACCACATATTATTTTCCTTAGTTCTCCAAATAATCCTACGGGGAATACTTTTTCGTCGGATAAGATTCTTGGCATAATTGAACTTGCCAGGCAAAAATCCTCCCTTGTTGTGATTGATGAAGCATATCATCCATTTTGCAGTAAAAATGGATTTCTGCCATTTCTTAAAGATTTTGATAATTTAGTTATACTGAGAACTTTAAGTAAAATAGGTTTTGCAGGGTTAAGAGTGGGATATTTAATTGGAAATCAAACAGTTTTGCAGGAGATTAACAAAGTAAGACTTCCTTATAATCTGGATGCCTTAAGTCAGTACGTTGCAGAACAGGCTCTTACAAAATTTTATTCTAAAATTAATTCGTTTATTAAAGAGATTATTAAGGAAAGACAGAGACTTTATAAAGAACTTTTGAAAATTAATGGAATAAAAGTTTTCATTTCTGAGGCTAATTTTATTCTCTTTAAGATTAAAGAAAGCAAAAAAATCTATAATGAACTATCCAAACGAGGTATTCTTATAAGAGATTTATCATCTATTTTACCAGATTCATTAAGAGTTACAGTTGGAACAAAACAGGAAAATGATGAATTTCTTAAAGAATTAAAAACTATTTTAGAGGTCTTAAAATGA
- the hisB gene encoding imidazoleglycerol-phosphate dehydratase HisB, translated as MRVARLTRKTKETEIEMEINLDGQGVNEIQTPIGFLNHMFELFSFHGGIDLKIKAKGDTHIDYHHLIEDTGIVLGNCINDALSDRRGIKRYGFQSIPMDEALAQVSLDIGGRPFLVYNVPFDGYIKDIDIALFEEFFRAITINAKINLHINVLYGKDFHHIIEAIFKAFAKALKDATKVTGETLPSTKGVI; from the coding sequence ATGAGAGTTGCGCGGCTTACAAGAAAAACAAAAGAAACAGAAATTGAAATGGAAATCAACCTTGACGGACAGGGTGTCAATGAAATTCAAACACCTATTGGTTTTTTAAATCATATGTTTGAACTTTTTTCATTTCACGGAGGGATTGATTTAAAAATTAAAGCAAAAGGAGATACTCATATAGATTATCACCATCTCATAGAAGATACAGGAATAGTGCTTGGAAATTGTATAAATGATGCTCTGTCTGACAGAAGAGGAATAAAAAGATATGGTTTTCAGTCAATTCCAATGGATGAAGCTCTGGCTCAGGTTTCACTGGACATTGGTGGAAGGCCATTTCTTGTTTACAATGTTCCTTTTGATGGATATATAAAAGATATCGATATTGCACTATTTGAGGAGTTTTTTAGAGCTATTACGATTAATGCAAAAATCAATCTGCATATCAATGTGTTGTATGGTAAAGATTTTCATCATATAATTGAGGCAATTTTTAAAGCATTTGCTAAAGCATTAAAGGATGCAACTAAAGTAACAGGAGAGACTTTACCTTCCACAAAAGGCGTTATATGA
- the thyX gene encoding FAD-dependent thymidylate synthase, producing MREASLKVFILEHTPDPESVVAFSARLCYSPVSIDELKGKITEDEKSRLINILIKSGHLSPFEHVSFTFAVEGISRACSHQLVRHRIASYSQQSQRYVSEEKGFDFIIPPIIKENEETRALFLEAMTKTHEYYCKILEALEKRGFKGELARQDARFVLPNAAETKIVITMNARELLHFFRVRCCNRAQWEIRNLATDMLKLVKGISPLLFKNAGPPCLTDRCSEGKFSCGEIDKVRKKFKKL from the coding sequence ATGAGAGAAGCTTCTTTGAAGGTTTTCATTCTTGAACACACACCAGATCCTGAAAGTGTGGTAGCTTTTTCTGCAAGACTGTGTTACAGCCCTGTAAGTATTGACGAATTAAAGGGGAAAATAACAGAGGATGAAAAGAGTAGATTGATAAATATTTTAATAAAAAGCGGGCATTTAAGCCCCTTTGAGCATGTTTCCTTTACTTTCGCAGTTGAAGGAATTTCGCGTGCATGTTCTCATCAGCTTGTAAGACATCGTATTGCATCCTACAGTCAGCAGTCTCAGAGATATGTGAGCGAGGAAAAAGGATTTGATTTTATCATTCCACCAATCATTAAAGAAAATGAAGAGACAAGAGCTCTTTTTCTTGAAGCAATGACTAAAACTCATGAATATTATTGTAAAATTCTTGAAGCTCTTGAAAAAAGAGGATTTAAGGGCGAACTTGCCCGTCAGGATGCGAGATTTGTACTACCAAATGCTGCTGAAACAAAGATAGTTATAACTATGAATGCCAGAGAATTACTTCATTTTTTCAGAGTAAGATGTTGTAACCGTGCTCAGTGGGAGATAAGAAATCTTGCCACAGATATGCTGAAACTTGTAAAAGGAATATCGCCATTACTTTTCAAAAATGCTGGACCTCCATGCTTAACAGATCGTTGTTCTGAAGGCAAATTCAGTTGCGGAGAAATTGATAAAGTAAGGAAAAAGTTTAAAAAACTGTGA